The stretch of DNA ATACATTAGCATACATTTATGTGTTCGGACTTTTCTCAGAAATTCAGTAACAACACGATCATTACAAACTAAACCAACTCTCTCATGAGGAACCTTCTCCTATTGGGGGCCACGCTGCTGGCCCTTACTACATTCTCTTACGGGCAAAACACGACAACCCTCAACCAAAACGGCTCGTATCAGGCGGCTGTACAACAGCAAACGGGTAACAACCAAAACTCAATCATCAACCAAACGCAGGGATCGGGTACAAACATTGGCAACTGGGCCGGTACGTACCAGACCGCTACCAGCAGCAACACAGCCACAATCAATCAGAAAGATGGTTCGCAGGGCAACCGGGCGGGCCTGACGCAGCAGGGCGGCTCGGGCAACAACGCCACAATTAACCAGAATAACGGCGCGCTGGGCACAAGCGGCACCACCACCTCAACCGCCGTGGCTACGTCGCTGGCAGCAGGAGGTACGGGTAACTTTGCCGGTATTCTGCAAAATGGCAGTAACAACACGGGTGTACTTATCAACCAAAACAATAACAGCAAGAGTAATTTCGGCGAAATCTGGCAGAATGGGAATAACAACAGCGGTTCTACCATCAACCAAAACGATAATTCAACGGGCAACCGGGCCACTGTTTTTCAAGGGTTTATCGACCGGGGCATCATTGGCGGGGTTAGCAGTAACAACACGGCTACCATCGACCAGAACGGTACGGTAAACGGAGCCTCGCAAAACAACCTCGCCACCGTGACACAGGCCGACGATGGCAATACGGCAACCGTTGGGCAAAGCAGCAACAGTTCGAGCAACACCGCTACCGTCGATCAGAGCGGCTCTATCGTAGGCAATACGGCTACTATTACCCAAAGCGGGGGAATAGCGGGCAGCAGCTCGGAAAACACGGCTACCATTACACAGGCGGGCGACGAAAATACGGCTACCATTTTGCAAAGCAACGGCACAACCGGCGCGGGCGCATCGACCCTGAATATGGCTGCTATTGGGCAGAATGGCGATTTCAACACGGCTTCCATTTTTCAGCAGCCCGGTGCCGACGGTGCGTCGAGCAATAACAAAGCCACCATCGAGCAAACCAACGACGACAACGGAGCTACAATTTCTCAGAACAACAATTCGACAGGTAATGAGGCACTGATTCAGCAGTCGGGCAGCGGTAGCACGTTCAATACTGCAACTGTTTTTCAGAACGATAACAGCAGCAACCAGAAAGCTACGGTTGTGCAAACCGGCACGAACCTCTTTGCCGACGTGAAACAAAACGGGCAGGAACTGGGAACCGCCGGACAAATCAGCGAGGGCAACTCAGCTACGGTGACGCAAACGGGCGATGCGCATCAGGCTTTTTCCGAACAAAGTTCAGGCTTTGATAGCAGCGAGGATAACATTGTCAATATAACACAGATTGGCACCACTGGCGGCCACACCGCCGAGGTGACCCAGAACGACCTGAGCCTGCGTAACACAGCTACGGTTGACCAATCGGGACAGAGTAATTTCAGCGAGGTGAATCAATCTGGTTTCTCTTTTAATCTCGCTGGAATAGGCAGCACAGATAACAAAGCCACGGTCGTTCAATCGGGTACGTCGAATACAGGCCGAGTGTTTCAGGCTAATAACGCAGACGAAAACGTTGCTACGCTCACCCAATCGGGGCAGGGTAACAGCGCCGAAATCTATCATGTCTCTAACGTTACCAACAACACCGCTACCAGCACACAGAGTGGCGTAACAGGGTCGGTCGTTATTCAGCAGATTCGCGGCTCCGATCAGGCTACAGCCACGGTTGTGCAGAGCGGCACCAGCAATAACGGCCAGATTTACCAGTATCGGGGAACGGGCAACGTAGCCCTGATCGACCAGCTTACGACGGGCAGCAGTAACCGAGTCGAAATCTACCAGGGTGATACTAGTAGCTCACTTGGCGCTTCTTTTCCAACATCGAGTAGCAACAACTCAGCCGTTACGCAACGTGGCACATCGAACACGGCCCGCTTAGACCTGCTCGGTAATAGCAACGTGACCACCATGTCGCAAACGGGCCGTGCCAACCTCATCCGGGGTATCACGGGCGTGTCGCCATTTTCGACTTACGCGGGTGTATATGGCAACAACAACCTCATGACAGTGACGCAGGTAAGCGGAGCAGCGGGTACGGGCAACACGGCAAATCTGGATCAGCGCGGCAATTTCAACGTCATGACGGTAGATCAGAACGGCCAAACCAATAGCAGTACCACGCGTCAGGTTGCCAACGTAACCAGCAGCACCATCACTGTTACGCAGAGCGGCACCAGCAACACTGGCTCGGCGGCTCAGTTTAACAGCACCAACAGCACGGCTATAATCGAACAGTTGGGGGCCAGCACCAGCAATACGGCCACCATCTCGCAGGGTAGCAGTGCATCTGCCGTTAGCAACAACAACATGTCGATGATTACGCAGGAGGGTACGCTGAACGTAGCCCGGTTCCAGGTAATTGGCAGCGACAACACGGCTACCATGACCCAAACGGGCGGCAATAACGTGATTCAGGGCATAACCGGCTCGTCTCCGATTGCCAACACAGCCGGTCAGTATGGCAACAACAACACCCTGACCGTTACGCAGCTAAGCGGCCTGACCGGACCAGCCAATACGGCCAACGTGTTGCAGAGTGGTAACTTCAACACTATCAATATCTCGCAGAGTACGTTAGTAACGCCATAACAGGCACACCCGTAAAGCGGGTGGAAACCCGCCCCATGCGTCAGCCACTGATGTGAATAGCTGACGCATAGGGCGGGTTTCCACCCGCTTTACTTTTGGCGAAAAGTTGCTTCGTTATTTCCGGAATAACATAACACTCGTTATATTTCGTCGGAAATAACGAGCCGAATGCAACACCTTTTCCTTAGCCTTTTTCTCTACGCGCCCACCGCCCTGCCCGACAGCACCATTGCGCCGGTCGATACGCTGCGGCAGCGTGTTTTAAGTGAGGTAATTGTTACGGCATCGCGCATACCGGAAAGCATTCGGAAAGCACCCGTCAGCATCGAACTCCTCGATGCCCGGCAAATTCGGCTTTCGGCGCAACCGTCTTACTTCGACGCAATTGAGCATGTAAAAGGTATACAAGTACTGACGCCAAGCTTAGGTTTCAAAGTCTATAATGCGCGCGGTTTTGCCAACCCAACCAACGTTCGATTTGTGCAGTTGGTTGATGGAATCGATAGTCAGGCTCCGCACATCGGCGCACCGATTGCTATTGCACTCGCCCCGTCGGACCTCGACATCGACCGGGTTGAAGTGGTGCCGGGCGCGGCTTCGGTGCTGTACGGACTGAACGCCCTGAACGGCATGGCGCAGTTGATTACCAAAGACCCGTTTACGTCAACGGGCCTGAGTGGTAGCCAGAAAACCGGCGTCAATCACCTGAATAATCCGCTGGTGTCGGCCAAAATCTTCAGCGAAAGCAGTATACGCTATGCCCGTACCATTGGTTCGCGGCTGGCTTTCAAGGTGAACATGACGTATCAGCGCGGCTACGACTGGATAGCCCGCGACGAAACCGACCTTAACCCGAATGCCAATGCTTCTCTGAACCTGACCGGTCTCACTCATCCTGCCCGCGACCTCGTGAACCGCTACGGCGACGAATCGCCCAATCGGCGGTCGCTGACGCTCGATGGTCGGCGGTACGTAGTGGCCCGAACGGGTTATTTTGAGAACGAAACCTCCGACCTCGGCCTGAGCAACCTGCGGGGCGACGCAGCCCTGTTCTGGCGCATCAGGCCAACTCTTACCGTGTCGTATCGCTACAAAACGGCGAAGCTGGCAACGCTCTACCAGCGTACCAACCGATTCCGGCTCGACCATTACCGGCTCGATCAGCATATACTCACGCTCGAATCACCTTCGCTGCAAATCCGGGCGTATCGCACGAGCGAGAACACGGGTGATTCGTATAACATCCGCTCAATGGCCGAAAACATCGACCGCTCTTTCAAACCTGACAATCAGTGGTTTTCTGACTTTTCGAGCCAGTTTACAAGTAGCACCCGCGCCGGGCAAACGGTAGCCGATGCCCTGCAAACCGCCCGCACCACCGCCGACGCAGGTCGCCCGCTGCCCGGCTCCGACGCTTTCAATGCACAGGTGGCCCGGCTGCGCGACATCAACAACTGGGACGTAGGCGCGGCTTTACGGGTGCGGGCGTGGCTGTATCATGCCGAAGGGCAGCTCGACCTGACGCGCGCTGCCTGGGCTACCTTTCGCGAACGCACGGGCATCGGTATGCAAATAGGATTCGACTATCGGCGATACAGTGTTTTCCCGGACGGCAATTATTTCATCAACCCCGACGGGTCGGGCGACAATTTGGTGTACGATAAAGCGGGGGGCTACGTGCAGGCTTCGCGTTCATTTTTCGGCGACCGGCTTACGCTGACCGGGACGTTGCGGGCCGACAAAAATCGCTATTTCGCGCTGCGGTTCAACCCGCGCGTGGCGGCTGTGTTCGCGCTCACCGACAACCATACGTTTCGATTCTCCTACCAGACGGGCTATCGGTTCCCGTCGCTATTCGAGGCTTTCTCCAATGTTAATTCGGGTGGCGTAAAGCGCGTGGGTGGCCTGCCGATTATGTCGCGGGGCATTTTCGAGCAATCCTATCTGCGCACGTCTATCGATGCCTTTCAGACAGCGATCAACACCGACGTAAACAGCAACCGCCTGACAACCGGGCAGGCCATTCAGAAAAATAAAAACCTGCTCCGCTCCAACACCTATACGTACCTGAAACCCGAACAGGTCAATAGCCTGGAAATGGGGTATAAAGGGCTGTTTTTCAACAAAAAGCTGTACGTAGACGTCGACGTGTATTACAACGTATACCGAAACTTCATAGCGCAGGTTGAAGCCAACGTACCGCGCACTAACAACCCCGATTCGGTTGCTTACGCCCTGGCCGACCGAACGAAACAGGATCGTTACCGGCTCTGGACCAACTCAAAAACAAGAGTAACTAACTACGGAGCCAGTCTGGGGCTGCGTTACGGGATTGGGCGCGGCTGGCTGCTATCGGGCAATGCGTCGCTGGCCCGGCTCGACCGCACAGATCAGGGCGACGGGCTGGAAGAAGCGTTTAATACGCCCCAGTGGATCACGAATCTGAGCATAGGCAACCCAACACTCTGGCGGCAGTTAGGTGCTTCGCTGACCTATAAACGTCAAAGCGCATTTTTGTGGCAATCGGCTCTGGCAACGGGCATGGTTCCGGCCATCAACACCATTGATGGGCAACTTAGTTATACGTTTCCGACAGCGGGCGTGTTCGTCAAGCTCGGCGGCTCGAACCTGCTTAACCGCTACTACACCACCTTTGTGGCCGGGCCGGGCGTCGGCGGTTTTTATTACCTGACCATAACAGCTACCGTATCGGAACGTTGAAGCTCCCGTTTTGTGATTGAGCGCAACACCATACCGGCGACTCAACCAGCGTTTTACATGGCCTGTTTCACCAGATTTTCGAGTGTATGCAGCGGCTGAACACCCGATTTGCGCCAAACGATCCGGCCTTTGTGAAACAGAATCAGCGTCGGTACGCTCTGAATCTGGTATTGAGTAGCAG from Spirosoma montaniterrae encodes:
- a CDS encoding TonB-dependent receptor plug domain-containing protein, which codes for MQHLFLSLFLYAPTALPDSTIAPVDTLRQRVLSEVIVTASRIPESIRKAPVSIELLDARQIRLSAQPSYFDAIEHVKGIQVLTPSLGFKVYNARGFANPTNVRFVQLVDGIDSQAPHIGAPIAIALAPSDLDIDRVEVVPGAASVLYGLNALNGMAQLITKDPFTSTGLSGSQKTGVNHLNNPLVSAKIFSESSIRYARTIGSRLAFKVNMTYQRGYDWIARDETDLNPNANASLNLTGLTHPARDLVNRYGDESPNRRSLTLDGRRYVVARTGYFENETSDLGLSNLRGDAALFWRIRPTLTVSYRYKTAKLATLYQRTNRFRLDHYRLDQHILTLESPSLQIRAYRTSENTGDSYNIRSMAENIDRSFKPDNQWFSDFSSQFTSSTRAGQTVADALQTARTTADAGRPLPGSDAFNAQVARLRDINNWDVGAALRVRAWLYHAEGQLDLTRAAWATFRERTGIGMQIGFDYRRYSVFPDGNYFINPDGSGDNLVYDKAGGYVQASRSFFGDRLTLTGTLRADKNRYFALRFNPRVAAVFALTDNHTFRFSYQTGYRFPSLFEAFSNVNSGGVKRVGGLPIMSRGIFEQSYLRTSIDAFQTAINTDVNSNRLTTGQAIQKNKNLLRSNTYTYLKPEQVNSLEMGYKGLFFNKKLYVDVDVYYNVYRNFIAQVEANVPRTNNPDSVAYALADRTKQDRYRLWTNSKTRVTNYGASLGLRYGIGRGWLLSGNASLARLDRTDQGDGLEEAFNTPQWITNLSIGNPTLWRQLGASLTYKRQSAFLWQSALATGMVPAINTIDGQLSYTFPTAGVFVKLGGSNLLNRYYTTFVAGPGVGGFYYLTITATVSER
- a CDS encoding beta strand repeat-containing protein; amino-acid sequence: MRNLLLLGATLLALTTFSYGQNTTTLNQNGSYQAAVQQQTGNNQNSIINQTQGSGTNIGNWAGTYQTATSSNTATINQKDGSQGNRAGLTQQGGSGNNATINQNNGALGTSGTTTSTAVATSLAAGGTGNFAGILQNGSNNTGVLINQNNNSKSNFGEIWQNGNNNSGSTINQNDNSTGNRATVFQGFIDRGIIGGVSSNNTATIDQNGTVNGASQNNLATVTQADDGNTATVGQSSNSSSNTATVDQSGSIVGNTATITQSGGIAGSSSENTATITQAGDENTATILQSNGTTGAGASTLNMAAIGQNGDFNTASIFQQPGADGASSNNKATIEQTNDDNGATISQNNNSTGNEALIQQSGSGSTFNTATVFQNDNSSNQKATVVQTGTNLFADVKQNGQELGTAGQISEGNSATVTQTGDAHQAFSEQSSGFDSSEDNIVNITQIGTTGGHTAEVTQNDLSLRNTATVDQSGQSNFSEVNQSGFSFNLAGIGSTDNKATVVQSGTSNTGRVFQANNADENVATLTQSGQGNSAEIYHVSNVTNNTATSTQSGVTGSVVIQQIRGSDQATATVVQSGTSNNGQIYQYRGTGNVALIDQLTTGSSNRVEIYQGDTSSSLGASFPTSSSNNSAVTQRGTSNTARLDLLGNSNVTTMSQTGRANLIRGITGVSPFSTYAGVYGNNNLMTVTQVSGAAGTGNTANLDQRGNFNVMTVDQNGQTNSSTTRQVANVTSSTITVTQSGTSNTGSAAQFNSTNSTAIIEQLGASTSNTATISQGSSASAVSNNNMSMITQEGTLNVARFQVIGSDNTATMTQTGGNNVIQGITGSSPIANTAGQYGNNNTLTVTQLSGLTGPANTANVLQSGNFNTINISQSTLVTP